A stretch of the Festucalex cinctus isolate MCC-2025b chromosome 20, RoL_Fcin_1.0, whole genome shotgun sequence genome encodes the following:
- the LOC144009184 gene encoding armadillo repeat-containing protein 3-like isoform X1, giving the protein MQKEQKFHQTLTVLCTLRRKLYSSVGNCCTTTFAMEKKDKKEKKSKCSTPCKDAFELPLHVVVKMETTETAVLLLSSPEDDVVVVACEAIFESAAEDANKVQLMELGVLQPLILLITHTNELVRRNAFMVLGTMASHSAVRNAVQQMDIIPTIIEKLSIDDLVLQEYGTLCLSYLSLAPSCKLQIFDNKGLPVLIKLLSSLSPDVQKNSLETIFNLVENSQFCPQLLEFGGIPFMLELLFSDYPVIQQLTLKIWQYVTADKESHGTIRKDLGLEKLIEILKNGEYDDLHVEALRVLGNCVSDSENFQLIQSGGGLTVLLELVIPPKLSETGKHDLLPVKSNSDEIQAGAAECISRAAQNSDSHRVLHDFKVEEILVELLSGDNDCVKTFVCQTMADMSSYVSSKELFRDLGGFPALICLISSENLLVRREAIQALANLTAEHQENTMTMCEGGGHRILVQRLCDSCPRIVANATAMLYSIADQEAIRCELLSVGVVRALVEPLRSTDSQVLINATLCVCELVLDADARAQLQNAGGLIALVGLLRSTNMEVLRTTCMAISVCAKDEPTSVEMCKFGALAMLHEMNQADNSNSKFRELALNSLMESSLSLKYGLTDHLASSDVITDGFYDAGKLGFDEKVLTLLELFMEPVNESPPIVVANAAIEYVYFSLLCHMWGLEKPRCYLFNSRVYLHTKSSEGGQQTERYWKLMNDAALRFLVKEVKESVAILNDEEEKYVALARQVSNAMGGAIEKEDLHAFGWLLHISLLKYKMQCNVIPIGMINKGFYCHRALLFKYLADSIGLSCTLVRGDYNRAWNEVLLCKGDPKPRRYIVDLMHRPGTFLRTRTPAAYRYHSI; this is encoded by the exons atgcaaaaagaacaaaaattccACCAAACTCTAACAGTTTTGTGTACTCTCAGGCGCAAACTATATTCATCAGTTGGTAACTGCTGTACAACGACCTTCGCAATGGAGAAGAAagataagaaggaaaaaaagtcaaagtgttCAACTCCCTGCAAGGACGCG TTTGAATTACCACTTCACGTCGTGgtcaaaatggaaacaacagAAACCGCCGTGCTTCTGCTGAGCTCCCCAGAAGACGAcgttgttgtcgtggcatgtGAAGCAATCTTCGAATCTGCAGCGGAAG ATGCGAACAAGGTTCAACTGATGGAACTTGGAGTGCTGCAGCCTCTCATCCTACTCATCACACACACGAATGAGCTGGTCAGGCGAAATGCATTTATGGTTTTGGGCACCATGGCTTCCCACA GTGCTGTAAGGAACGCTGTGCAACAAATGGATATAATCCCAACGATTATTGAAAAACTCTCCATTGATG ATTTGGTTCTTCAAGAGTACGGAACTCTGTGCCTATCCTATCTGTCCCTGGCGCCCAGCTGTAAGCTTCAGATCTTTGACAACAAAGGTCTGCCAGTATTAATCAAGCTACTTTCCAGTCTATCACCAGATGTTCAGAAGAACTCTTTGGAGACTATCTTCAACTTGGTTGAG AACAGCCAATTTTGCCCACAACTACTCGAGTTTGGCGGCATCCCTTTCATGCTGGAGCTGCTTTTTTCGGACTATCCTGTCATTCAGCAGTTGACTTTAAAGATTTGGCAGTATGTTACGGCCGATAAAGAGTCACACGGCACGATAAGGAAAGATCTGGGACTTGAGAAGCTCATTGAGATCCTCAAAAATGGG GAGTACGATGACCTCCATGTTGAGGCTTTGCGGGTTCTTGGCAATTGTGTGAGTGATAGTGAAAATTTCCAGCTGATCCAGAGTGGAGGAGGACTAACTGTACTGCTGGAGCTTGTTATTCCCCCTAAATTGTCAGAAACGGGGAAACATGACTTACTTCCTGTTAAATCCAACAGTGATGAAATCCAGGCCGGTGCTGCTGAATGCATCTCCAGAGCTGCTCAGAACT CTGACAGTCACAGAGTTCTGCACGACTTCAAAgttgaggaaattctggtcgaGCTTCTCTCTGGCGACAACGATTGcgtgaaaacatttgtttgccAAACTATGGCCGACATGAGCTCCTACGTATCCAGCAAAGAACTCTTCAGAGATTTAG GTGGTTTCCCTGCTTTGATATGTTTAATAAGCAGCGAGAATTTGCTCGTGAGAAGGGAAGCAATTCAGGCCCTCGCCAACCTGACAGCTGAACACCAGGAAAACACGAT GACAATGTGTGAAGGAGGAGGACATCGGATTCTGGTGCAGCGTCTGTGTGACAGCTGTCCCAGAATAGTGGCCAATGCTACAGCCATGCTTTACAGCATCGCGGACCAGGAAGCCATTCGATGTGAATTGTTATCTGTCGGGGTCGTACGTGCACTGGTGGAGCCTTTAAGGTCGACAGACTCACAAGTGCTCATCAACGCTACGTTGTGCGTCTGTGAACTGGTGCTTGATGCCGATGCCAGGGCACAG CTGCAGAACGCTGGTGGTCTTATTGCATTGGTCGGTTTGCTGCGTTCCACTAACATGGAGGTGTTGCGCACCACATGCATGGCAATCAGCGTTTGTGCAAAAGATGAGCCCACGTCGGTGGAGATGTGCAAATTCGG tgCCCTGGCGATGCTTCATGAAATGAACCAAGCCGACAACAGTAACAGCAAGTTCAGGGAGCTTGCCCTAAACAGTCTCATGGAATCCAGCCTCTCTCTCAAATATGGCTTGACGGACCATTTGGCCTCAAGCGATGTCATCACTGATGGCTTCTATGACGCTGGGAAG TTGGGTTTTGATGAGAAAGTTTTGACATTACTGGAACTTTTCATGGAGCCAGTGAACGAAAGCCCGCCCATCGTCGTTGCCAATGCGGCAATCGAGTATGTGTACTTTTCTCTATTATGTCACATGTGGGGCCTTGAAAAACCGAGATGCTATTTGTTTAACTCCAGAGTGTATCTACATACGAAGAGTTCGGAGGGTGGGCAACAAACCGAGAGATATTGGAAGCTGATGAATGACGCCGCGTTGAGGTTTTTAGTTAAAGAGGTGAAAGAATCCGTCGCCATTTTGAATGATGAAGAGGAAAAATATGTTGCCTTGGCCAG GCAAGTAAGCAACGCCATGGGTGGAGCAATTGAGAAAGAAGATTTGCACGCTTTTGGATGGCTGCTGCACATCAGCCTGCTCAAGTATAAAATGCAGTGTAATGTGATCCCTATTGGCATGATCAACAAGGGATTCTACTGTCACAGGGCTCTTCTTTTCAAG TACTTGGCTGATAGCATCGGGCTGAGTTGTACTCTGGTGAGAGGCGACTACAATCGAGCTTGGAATGAAGTACTACTTTGCAAGGGCGACCCAAAGCCACGTCGCTACATTGTGGACCTCATGCACCGGCCCGGAACCTTCTTGAGAACGCGAACACCTGCTGCATATCGATATCACAGTATATAG
- the msrb2 gene encoding methionine-R-sulfoxide reductase B2, mitochondrial: protein MSQLVTRIFVVSKCSRAALSSLPWNIAAFLRPLHSSPGLKSLTRYNETTDWQKKLSPEQYVVTRERGTEVPFSGIYLNHNETGMYHCVCCDSPLFSSEAKYDSGTGWPAFKEAHGTWERDESHTSIIRRPDNSLGSASVEVICKNCDAHLGHLFEDGPDPTGQRFCINSAALNFKPRDNNNKTGENEEN from the exons ATGTCTCAGCTCGTCACTCGGATTTTTGTCGTTTCCAAGTGCTCGCGAGCCGCACTATCGTCGTTGCCTTGGAACATCGCAGCCTTCTTGCGCCCGCTGCACTCAAGTCCAG GTTTGAAATCTCTCACACGCTATAACGAGACGACAGACTGGCAAAAGAAACTCTCGCCCGAGCAATATGTGGTCACAAGAGAAAGGGGGACTGAGGTG CCCTTTAGTGGGATCTACCTGAACCACAATGAAACGGGGATGTACCACTGCGTCTGCTGTGATTCTCCACTCTTCAG CTCCGAGGCTAAGTACGACTCTGGCACAGGctggccggctttcaaggaggcTCACGGCACGTGGGAGCGAGATGAGAGCCACACCTCCATCATTCGTCGCCCTGACAACAGCCTGGGAAGTGCTAGCGTCGAGGTCATTTGTAAAAAC TGTGATGCCCACTTGGGTCACCTATTTGAGGACGGACCAGACCCGACGGGTCAGCGGTTCTGTATCAACAGCGCGGCGCTCAATTTTAAGCCgagagacaacaacaacaaaactggcGAGAATGAggaaaactga
- the LOC144009184 gene encoding armadillo repeat-containing protein 3-like isoform X2 yields MQKEQKFHQTLTVLCTLRRKLYSSVGNCCTTTFAMEKKDKKEKKSKCSTPCKDAFELPLHVVVKMETTETAVLLLSSPEDDVVVVACEAIFESAAEDANKVQLMELGVLQPLILLITHTNELVRRNAFMVLGTMASHSAVRNAVQQMDIIPTIIEKLSIDDLVLQEYGTLCLSYLSLAPSCKLQIFDNKGLPVLIKLLSSLSPDVQKNSLETIFNLVENSQFCPQLLEFGGIPFMLELLFSDYPVIQQLTLKIWQYVTADKESHGTIRKDLGLEKLIEILKNGEYDDLHVEALRVLGNCVSDSENFQLIQSGGGLTVLLELVIPPKLSETGKHDLLPVKSNSDEIQAGAAECISRAAQNSDSHRVLHDFKVEEILVELLSGDNDCVKTFVCQTMADMSSYVSSKELFRDLGGFPALICLISSENLLVRREAIQALANLTAEHQENTMTMCEGGGHRILVQRLCDSCPRIVANATAMLYSIADQEAIRCELLSVGVVRALVEPLRSTDSQVLINATLCVCELVLDADARAQLQNAGGLIALVGLLRSTNMEVLRTTCMAISVCAKDEPTSVEMCKFGALAMLHEMNQADNSNSKFRELALNSLMESSLSLKYGLTDHLASSDVITDGFYDAGKLGFDEKVLTLLELFMEPVNESPPIVVANAAIEVYLHTKSSEGGQQTERYWKLMNDAALRFLVKEVKESVAILNDEEEKYVALARQVSNAMGGAIEKEDLHAFGWLLHISLLKYKMQCNVIPIGMINKGFYCHRALLFKYLADSIGLSCTLVRGDYNRAWNEVLLCKGDPKPRRYIVDLMHRPGTFLRTRTPAAYRYHSI; encoded by the exons atgcaaaaagaacaaaaattccACCAAACTCTAACAGTTTTGTGTACTCTCAGGCGCAAACTATATTCATCAGTTGGTAACTGCTGTACAACGACCTTCGCAATGGAGAAGAAagataagaaggaaaaaaagtcaaagtgttCAACTCCCTGCAAGGACGCG TTTGAATTACCACTTCACGTCGTGgtcaaaatggaaacaacagAAACCGCCGTGCTTCTGCTGAGCTCCCCAGAAGACGAcgttgttgtcgtggcatgtGAAGCAATCTTCGAATCTGCAGCGGAAG ATGCGAACAAGGTTCAACTGATGGAACTTGGAGTGCTGCAGCCTCTCATCCTACTCATCACACACACGAATGAGCTGGTCAGGCGAAATGCATTTATGGTTTTGGGCACCATGGCTTCCCACA GTGCTGTAAGGAACGCTGTGCAACAAATGGATATAATCCCAACGATTATTGAAAAACTCTCCATTGATG ATTTGGTTCTTCAAGAGTACGGAACTCTGTGCCTATCCTATCTGTCCCTGGCGCCCAGCTGTAAGCTTCAGATCTTTGACAACAAAGGTCTGCCAGTATTAATCAAGCTACTTTCCAGTCTATCACCAGATGTTCAGAAGAACTCTTTGGAGACTATCTTCAACTTGGTTGAG AACAGCCAATTTTGCCCACAACTACTCGAGTTTGGCGGCATCCCTTTCATGCTGGAGCTGCTTTTTTCGGACTATCCTGTCATTCAGCAGTTGACTTTAAAGATTTGGCAGTATGTTACGGCCGATAAAGAGTCACACGGCACGATAAGGAAAGATCTGGGACTTGAGAAGCTCATTGAGATCCTCAAAAATGGG GAGTACGATGACCTCCATGTTGAGGCTTTGCGGGTTCTTGGCAATTGTGTGAGTGATAGTGAAAATTTCCAGCTGATCCAGAGTGGAGGAGGACTAACTGTACTGCTGGAGCTTGTTATTCCCCCTAAATTGTCAGAAACGGGGAAACATGACTTACTTCCTGTTAAATCCAACAGTGATGAAATCCAGGCCGGTGCTGCTGAATGCATCTCCAGAGCTGCTCAGAACT CTGACAGTCACAGAGTTCTGCACGACTTCAAAgttgaggaaattctggtcgaGCTTCTCTCTGGCGACAACGATTGcgtgaaaacatttgtttgccAAACTATGGCCGACATGAGCTCCTACGTATCCAGCAAAGAACTCTTCAGAGATTTAG GTGGTTTCCCTGCTTTGATATGTTTAATAAGCAGCGAGAATTTGCTCGTGAGAAGGGAAGCAATTCAGGCCCTCGCCAACCTGACAGCTGAACACCAGGAAAACACGAT GACAATGTGTGAAGGAGGAGGACATCGGATTCTGGTGCAGCGTCTGTGTGACAGCTGTCCCAGAATAGTGGCCAATGCTACAGCCATGCTTTACAGCATCGCGGACCAGGAAGCCATTCGATGTGAATTGTTATCTGTCGGGGTCGTACGTGCACTGGTGGAGCCTTTAAGGTCGACAGACTCACAAGTGCTCATCAACGCTACGTTGTGCGTCTGTGAACTGGTGCTTGATGCCGATGCCAGGGCACAG CTGCAGAACGCTGGTGGTCTTATTGCATTGGTCGGTTTGCTGCGTTCCACTAACATGGAGGTGTTGCGCACCACATGCATGGCAATCAGCGTTTGTGCAAAAGATGAGCCCACGTCGGTGGAGATGTGCAAATTCGG tgCCCTGGCGATGCTTCATGAAATGAACCAAGCCGACAACAGTAACAGCAAGTTCAGGGAGCTTGCCCTAAACAGTCTCATGGAATCCAGCCTCTCTCTCAAATATGGCTTGACGGACCATTTGGCCTCAAGCGATGTCATCACTGATGGCTTCTATGACGCTGGGAAG TTGGGTTTTGATGAGAAAGTTTTGACATTACTGGAACTTTTCATGGAGCCAGTGAACGAAAGCCCGCCCATCGTCGTTGCCAATGCGGCAATCGA AGTGTATCTACATACGAAGAGTTCGGAGGGTGGGCAACAAACCGAGAGATATTGGAAGCTGATGAATGACGCCGCGTTGAGGTTTTTAGTTAAAGAGGTGAAAGAATCCGTCGCCATTTTGAATGATGAAGAGGAAAAATATGTTGCCTTGGCCAG GCAAGTAAGCAACGCCATGGGTGGAGCAATTGAGAAAGAAGATTTGCACGCTTTTGGATGGCTGCTGCACATCAGCCTGCTCAAGTATAAAATGCAGTGTAATGTGATCCCTATTGGCATGATCAACAAGGGATTCTACTGTCACAGGGCTCTTCTTTTCAAG TACTTGGCTGATAGCATCGGGCTGAGTTGTACTCTGGTGAGAGGCGACTACAATCGAGCTTGGAATGAAGTACTACTTTGCAAGGGCGACCCAAAGCCACGTCGCTACATTGTGGACCTCATGCACCGGCCCGGAACCTTCTTGAGAACGCGAACACCTGCTGCATATCGATATCACAGTATATAG
- the LOC144009184 gene encoding armadillo repeat-containing protein 3-like isoform X3, whose product MEKKDKKEKKSKCSTPCKDAFELPLHVVVKMETTETAVLLLSSPEDDVVVVACEAIFESAAEDANKVQLMELGVLQPLILLITHTNELVRRNAFMVLGTMASHSAVRNAVQQMDIIPTIIEKLSIDDLVLQEYGTLCLSYLSLAPSCKLQIFDNKGLPVLIKLLSSLSPDVQKNSLETIFNLVENSQFCPQLLEFGGIPFMLELLFSDYPVIQQLTLKIWQYVTADKESHGTIRKDLGLEKLIEILKNGEYDDLHVEALRVLGNCVSDSENFQLIQSGGGLTVLLELVIPPKLSETGKHDLLPVKSNSDEIQAGAAECISRAAQNSDSHRVLHDFKVEEILVELLSGDNDCVKTFVCQTMADMSSYVSSKELFRDLGGFPALICLISSENLLVRREAIQALANLTAEHQENTMTMCEGGGHRILVQRLCDSCPRIVANATAMLYSIADQEAIRCELLSVGVVRALVEPLRSTDSQVLINATLCVCELVLDADARAQLQNAGGLIALVGLLRSTNMEVLRTTCMAISVCAKDEPTSVEMCKFGALAMLHEMNQADNSNSKFRELALNSLMESSLSLKYGLTDHLASSDVITDGFYDAGKLGFDEKVLTLLELFMEPVNESPPIVVANAAIEYVYFSLLCHMWGLEKPRCYLFNSRVYLHTKSSEGGQQTERYWKLMNDAALRFLVKEVKESVAILNDEEEKYVALARQVSNAMGGAIEKEDLHAFGWLLHISLLKYKMQCNVIPIGMINKGFYCHRALLFKYLADSIGLSCTLVRGDYNRAWNEVLLCKGDPKPRRYIVDLMHRPGTFLRTRTPAAYRYHSI is encoded by the exons ATGGAGAAGAAagataagaaggaaaaaaagtcaaagtgttCAACTCCCTGCAAGGACGCG TTTGAATTACCACTTCACGTCGTGgtcaaaatggaaacaacagAAACCGCCGTGCTTCTGCTGAGCTCCCCAGAAGACGAcgttgttgtcgtggcatgtGAAGCAATCTTCGAATCTGCAGCGGAAG ATGCGAACAAGGTTCAACTGATGGAACTTGGAGTGCTGCAGCCTCTCATCCTACTCATCACACACACGAATGAGCTGGTCAGGCGAAATGCATTTATGGTTTTGGGCACCATGGCTTCCCACA GTGCTGTAAGGAACGCTGTGCAACAAATGGATATAATCCCAACGATTATTGAAAAACTCTCCATTGATG ATTTGGTTCTTCAAGAGTACGGAACTCTGTGCCTATCCTATCTGTCCCTGGCGCCCAGCTGTAAGCTTCAGATCTTTGACAACAAAGGTCTGCCAGTATTAATCAAGCTACTTTCCAGTCTATCACCAGATGTTCAGAAGAACTCTTTGGAGACTATCTTCAACTTGGTTGAG AACAGCCAATTTTGCCCACAACTACTCGAGTTTGGCGGCATCCCTTTCATGCTGGAGCTGCTTTTTTCGGACTATCCTGTCATTCAGCAGTTGACTTTAAAGATTTGGCAGTATGTTACGGCCGATAAAGAGTCACACGGCACGATAAGGAAAGATCTGGGACTTGAGAAGCTCATTGAGATCCTCAAAAATGGG GAGTACGATGACCTCCATGTTGAGGCTTTGCGGGTTCTTGGCAATTGTGTGAGTGATAGTGAAAATTTCCAGCTGATCCAGAGTGGAGGAGGACTAACTGTACTGCTGGAGCTTGTTATTCCCCCTAAATTGTCAGAAACGGGGAAACATGACTTACTTCCTGTTAAATCCAACAGTGATGAAATCCAGGCCGGTGCTGCTGAATGCATCTCCAGAGCTGCTCAGAACT CTGACAGTCACAGAGTTCTGCACGACTTCAAAgttgaggaaattctggtcgaGCTTCTCTCTGGCGACAACGATTGcgtgaaaacatttgtttgccAAACTATGGCCGACATGAGCTCCTACGTATCCAGCAAAGAACTCTTCAGAGATTTAG GTGGTTTCCCTGCTTTGATATGTTTAATAAGCAGCGAGAATTTGCTCGTGAGAAGGGAAGCAATTCAGGCCCTCGCCAACCTGACAGCTGAACACCAGGAAAACACGAT GACAATGTGTGAAGGAGGAGGACATCGGATTCTGGTGCAGCGTCTGTGTGACAGCTGTCCCAGAATAGTGGCCAATGCTACAGCCATGCTTTACAGCATCGCGGACCAGGAAGCCATTCGATGTGAATTGTTATCTGTCGGGGTCGTACGTGCACTGGTGGAGCCTTTAAGGTCGACAGACTCACAAGTGCTCATCAACGCTACGTTGTGCGTCTGTGAACTGGTGCTTGATGCCGATGCCAGGGCACAG CTGCAGAACGCTGGTGGTCTTATTGCATTGGTCGGTTTGCTGCGTTCCACTAACATGGAGGTGTTGCGCACCACATGCATGGCAATCAGCGTTTGTGCAAAAGATGAGCCCACGTCGGTGGAGATGTGCAAATTCGG tgCCCTGGCGATGCTTCATGAAATGAACCAAGCCGACAACAGTAACAGCAAGTTCAGGGAGCTTGCCCTAAACAGTCTCATGGAATCCAGCCTCTCTCTCAAATATGGCTTGACGGACCATTTGGCCTCAAGCGATGTCATCACTGATGGCTTCTATGACGCTGGGAAG TTGGGTTTTGATGAGAAAGTTTTGACATTACTGGAACTTTTCATGGAGCCAGTGAACGAAAGCCCGCCCATCGTCGTTGCCAATGCGGCAATCGAGTATGTGTACTTTTCTCTATTATGTCACATGTGGGGCCTTGAAAAACCGAGATGCTATTTGTTTAACTCCAGAGTGTATCTACATACGAAGAGTTCGGAGGGTGGGCAACAAACCGAGAGATATTGGAAGCTGATGAATGACGCCGCGTTGAGGTTTTTAGTTAAAGAGGTGAAAGAATCCGTCGCCATTTTGAATGATGAAGAGGAAAAATATGTTGCCTTGGCCAG GCAAGTAAGCAACGCCATGGGTGGAGCAATTGAGAAAGAAGATTTGCACGCTTTTGGATGGCTGCTGCACATCAGCCTGCTCAAGTATAAAATGCAGTGTAATGTGATCCCTATTGGCATGATCAACAAGGGATTCTACTGTCACAGGGCTCTTCTTTTCAAG TACTTGGCTGATAGCATCGGGCTGAGTTGTACTCTGGTGAGAGGCGACTACAATCGAGCTTGGAATGAAGTACTACTTTGCAAGGGCGACCCAAAGCCACGTCGCTACATTGTGGACCTCATGCACCGGCCCGGAACCTTCTTGAGAACGCGAACACCTGCTGCATATCGATATCACAGTATATAG
- the LOC144009184 gene encoding armadillo repeat-containing protein 3-like isoform X4, whose product MQKEQKFHQTLTVLCTLRRKLYSSVGNCCTTTFAMEKKDKKEKKSKCSTPCKDAFELPLHVVVKMETTETAVLLLSSPEDDVVVVACEAIFESAAEDANKVQLMELGVLQPLILLITHTNELVRRNAFMVLGTMASHSAVRNAVQQMDIIPTIIEKLSIDDLVLQEYGTLCLSYLSLAPSCKLQIFDNKGLPVLIKLLSSLSPDVQKNSLETIFNLVENSQFCPQLLEFGGIPFMLELLFSDYPVIQQLTLKIWQYVTADKESHGTIRKDLGLEKLIEILKNGEYDDLHVEALRVLGNCVSDSENFQLIQSGGGLTVLLELVIPPKLSETGKHDLLPVKSNSDEIQAGAAECISRAAQNSDSHRVLHDFKVEEILVELLSGDNDCVKTFVCQTMADMSSYVSSKELFRDLGGFPALICLISSENLLVRREAIQALANLTAEHQENTMTMCEGGGHRILVQRLCDSCPRIVANATAMLYSIADQEAIRCELLSVGVVRALVEPLRSTDSQVLINATLCVCELVLDADARAQLQNAGGLIALVGLLRSTNMEVLRTTCMAISVCAKDEPTSVEMCKFGALAMLHEMNQADNSNSKFRELALNSLMESSLSLKYGLTDHLASSDVITDGFYDAGKLGFDEKVLTLLELFMEPVNESPPIVVANAAIEYVYFSLLCHMWGLEKPRCYLFNSRVYLHTKSSEGGQQTERYWKLMNDAALRFLVKEVKESVAILNDEEEKYVALAR is encoded by the exons atgcaaaaagaacaaaaattccACCAAACTCTAACAGTTTTGTGTACTCTCAGGCGCAAACTATATTCATCAGTTGGTAACTGCTGTACAACGACCTTCGCAATGGAGAAGAAagataagaaggaaaaaaagtcaaagtgttCAACTCCCTGCAAGGACGCG TTTGAATTACCACTTCACGTCGTGgtcaaaatggaaacaacagAAACCGCCGTGCTTCTGCTGAGCTCCCCAGAAGACGAcgttgttgtcgtggcatgtGAAGCAATCTTCGAATCTGCAGCGGAAG ATGCGAACAAGGTTCAACTGATGGAACTTGGAGTGCTGCAGCCTCTCATCCTACTCATCACACACACGAATGAGCTGGTCAGGCGAAATGCATTTATGGTTTTGGGCACCATGGCTTCCCACA GTGCTGTAAGGAACGCTGTGCAACAAATGGATATAATCCCAACGATTATTGAAAAACTCTCCATTGATG ATTTGGTTCTTCAAGAGTACGGAACTCTGTGCCTATCCTATCTGTCCCTGGCGCCCAGCTGTAAGCTTCAGATCTTTGACAACAAAGGTCTGCCAGTATTAATCAAGCTACTTTCCAGTCTATCACCAGATGTTCAGAAGAACTCTTTGGAGACTATCTTCAACTTGGTTGAG AACAGCCAATTTTGCCCACAACTACTCGAGTTTGGCGGCATCCCTTTCATGCTGGAGCTGCTTTTTTCGGACTATCCTGTCATTCAGCAGTTGACTTTAAAGATTTGGCAGTATGTTACGGCCGATAAAGAGTCACACGGCACGATAAGGAAAGATCTGGGACTTGAGAAGCTCATTGAGATCCTCAAAAATGGG GAGTACGATGACCTCCATGTTGAGGCTTTGCGGGTTCTTGGCAATTGTGTGAGTGATAGTGAAAATTTCCAGCTGATCCAGAGTGGAGGAGGACTAACTGTACTGCTGGAGCTTGTTATTCCCCCTAAATTGTCAGAAACGGGGAAACATGACTTACTTCCTGTTAAATCCAACAGTGATGAAATCCAGGCCGGTGCTGCTGAATGCATCTCCAGAGCTGCTCAGAACT CTGACAGTCACAGAGTTCTGCACGACTTCAAAgttgaggaaattctggtcgaGCTTCTCTCTGGCGACAACGATTGcgtgaaaacatttgtttgccAAACTATGGCCGACATGAGCTCCTACGTATCCAGCAAAGAACTCTTCAGAGATTTAG GTGGTTTCCCTGCTTTGATATGTTTAATAAGCAGCGAGAATTTGCTCGTGAGAAGGGAAGCAATTCAGGCCCTCGCCAACCTGACAGCTGAACACCAGGAAAACACGAT GACAATGTGTGAAGGAGGAGGACATCGGATTCTGGTGCAGCGTCTGTGTGACAGCTGTCCCAGAATAGTGGCCAATGCTACAGCCATGCTTTACAGCATCGCGGACCAGGAAGCCATTCGATGTGAATTGTTATCTGTCGGGGTCGTACGTGCACTGGTGGAGCCTTTAAGGTCGACAGACTCACAAGTGCTCATCAACGCTACGTTGTGCGTCTGTGAACTGGTGCTTGATGCCGATGCCAGGGCACAG CTGCAGAACGCTGGTGGTCTTATTGCATTGGTCGGTTTGCTGCGTTCCACTAACATGGAGGTGTTGCGCACCACATGCATGGCAATCAGCGTTTGTGCAAAAGATGAGCCCACGTCGGTGGAGATGTGCAAATTCGG tgCCCTGGCGATGCTTCATGAAATGAACCAAGCCGACAACAGTAACAGCAAGTTCAGGGAGCTTGCCCTAAACAGTCTCATGGAATCCAGCCTCTCTCTCAAATATGGCTTGACGGACCATTTGGCCTCAAGCGATGTCATCACTGATGGCTTCTATGACGCTGGGAAG TTGGGTTTTGATGAGAAAGTTTTGACATTACTGGAACTTTTCATGGAGCCAGTGAACGAAAGCCCGCCCATCGTCGTTGCCAATGCGGCAATCGAGTATGTGTACTTTTCTCTATTATGTCACATGTGGGGCCTTGAAAAACCGAGATGCTATTTGTTTAACTCCAGAGTGTATCTACATACGAAGAGTTCGGAGGGTGGGCAACAAACCGAGAGATATTGGAAGCTGATGAATGACGCCGCGTTGAGGTTTTTAGTTAAAGAGGTGAAAGAATCCGTCGCCATTTTGAATGATGAAGAGGAAAAATATGTTGCCTTGGCCAGGTAA